The following are encoded in a window of Colletotrichum lupini chromosome 3, complete sequence genomic DNA:
- a CDS encoding 26S proteasome subunit P45 family protein, whose protein sequence is MSTLEELDDLDRQDKNDKRDEGDKDKKEKKPTNDGDADMEDAEKEEDILDDEILNLSTQDIQTRKRLLENDSRIMRSELQRLTHEKATMGEKIKENLDKIANNRQLPYLVGNVVELLDLDPTAESLEEGANIDLDATRVGKSAVIKTSTRQTIFLPLIGLVDPTTLKPGDLIGVNKDSYLILDTLPAEYDSRVKAMEVDEKPTEKYTDVGGLDKQIEELVEAIVWPMKEAERFKKIGIKAPKGALMYGPPGTGKTLLARACAAQTDATFLKLAGPQLVQMFIGDGAKLVRDCFALAKEKAPAIIFIDELDAVGTKRFDSEKSGDREVQRTMLELLNQLDGFASDDRIKVLAATNRVDVLDPALLRSGRLDRKIEFPLPNEEARAQILKIHSRKMRVDPAVNWGELARSTDEFGGAMLKAVCVEAGMIALRMGKNKISHEHYVDAIAEVQAKKKDTVNFYA, encoded by the exons ATGTCGACCCTTGAAGAGCTCGACGACCTCGATCGTCAGGACAAGAACGACAAGAGAGACGAGGGCGACAAGgacaagaaggagaagaagcccaCTAACGATGGTGATGCCGATATGGAGGATGCTGAGAAGGAGGAAGACATCCTTGACGACGAGATCCTGAACCTCAGCACGCAGGACATTCAGACACGCAAACGGCTGCTCGAGAACGACTCCAGAATCATGCGCAGCGAACTGCAACGGTTGACGCACGAGAAGGCGACTATGGGGGAGAAGATCAAGGAGAACCTCGACAAGATTGCTAACAACCG GCAATTACCCTACCTTGTCGGCAATGTCGTTGAACTCCTAGATCTCGACCCTACTGCCGAGTCATTGGAGGAGGGTGCCAACATCGATCTGGATGCCACCCGCGTGGGCAAGTCCGCAGTCATCAAGACCTCCACAAGACAAACCATCTTCCTCCCGTTGATCGGTTTGGTCGACCCCACCACCCTGAAGCCTGGCGACCTGATTGGCGTCAATAAGGACTCCTACCTCATTCTTGACACGCTTCCGGCCGAGTATGACAGCAGAGTCAAGGCCATGGAGGTCGATGAGAAGCCGACAGAGAAGTACACGGACGTTGGTGGTCTCGACAAGCAGATTGAAGAGCTGGTCGAGGCCATTGTCTGGCCCATGAAGGAGGCGGAGCGGTTCAAGAAGATTGGCATCAAGGCGCCAAAGG GTGCCCTGATGTACGGCCCCCCCGGTACCGGAAAGACGCTGCTGGCCCGAGCCTGCGCAGCACAAACCGACGCTACATTCCTCAAGCTTGCCGGTCCTCAGTTGGTCCAGATGTTCATTGGAGATGGTGCTAAGCTTGTGCGCGACTGCTTCGCCCTGGCAAAGGAGAAGGCCCCGGCGATTATCTTCATTGACGAGTTGGATGCCGTCGGTACGAAGCGTTTCGACAGCGAGAAGAGCGGTGACAGAGAAGTGCAGCGAACTATGCTGGAACTTCTGAACCAGCTTGACGGTTTCGCATCAGACGACCGCATCAAGGTGCTGGCCGCTACCAACCGTGTGGACGTCTTGGATCCTGCGCTGCTTCGATCAGGTCGTCTCGATCGAAAGATCGAGTTCCCCCTGCCGAACGAGGAAGCGCGTGCGCAGATTCTTAAGATTCACTCTCGCAAGATGAGGGTCGACCCCGCCGTCAACTGGGGCGAGCTGGCCCGCAGCACGGATGAGTTTGGTGGTGCCATGCTCAAGGCCGTCTGTGTAGAGGCCGGTATGATTGCGCTGCGTATGGGCAAGAACAAGATTAGCCACGAGCATTACGTGGATGCCATTGCCGAGGTGCAAGCCAAGAAGAAGGAC ACGGTCAACTTCTACGCTTAA
- a CDS encoding fungal hydrophobin has translation MRFTIALTALFAGVALSAPLEERQAVYVPCSGLYGTSQCCATDVLGVADLDCGNPPEAPTSADEFSSICSAIGQRARCCVLPLLDQGILCNTPTGVTD, from the exons ATGAGATTCACCATCGCCCTCACCGCCCTCTTCGCCGGCGTCGCTCTCTCCGCGCCCCTCGAGGAGCGCCAGGCCGTCTACGTCCCTTGCTCCGGCCTCTACGGCACCTCGCAGTGCTGCGCGACGGACGTCCTCGGCGTCGCTGACCTCGACTGCGGCAACCCGCCCGAGGCACCTACCTCGGCCGACGAGTTCAGCTCCATCTGCTCTGCCATCGGACAGCGTGCCCGCTGCTGCGTTCTGCCTCTT CTTGACCAGGGTATCCTCTGCAACACCCCCACCGGTGTCACCGACTAA